Proteins encoded by one window of Enterococcus faecalis:
- a CDS encoding ATP-dependent DNA helicase DinG: protein MKGVKSLKDKQVYAVVDLETTGTDPTSDRIIQFGCVLVQDGKIIANFATDVNPNQVVPKQIQSLTGISNTQVQKAPYFEDVAHTIYHYLEDTIFVAHNVHFDYNFLARELVRCGTPPLTIPAIDTVELAQIFLPTEKSFRLSDLSESLGLSHENPHQADSDAQVTAELLLLIQEKMKSLPLVTMEKIAELSQQTARETSAFIQQTYEQMKKQVTPLNPAYQVVSGIALRKKEVPLFEETFYQTSTYPKTKKAKEKLFGERFAYRAEQSRMMNLVYDHFTEGTTKDLFIEAATGTGKTLGYLLPMSYLATPEKPVIISTVSIVLQNQLVEKDLPLANQICQGKLRGIVIKSHRHYLDLQRFKATLNQPTPQKQYALYQMGVLVWLLETETGDLDELQLTNLNHLFWKEVTHRGLDFLSKKDELYEVDFLRHLYKKVAQSNVLIVNHAFLAQESLRKQPLLPESPWLIIDEAHHLPDIASRMASERVNSVILKKQVTHFIEKEQLFVALQQIFQQFSEEQRFVKIYQQGLLDFVDEWQDFLFELHRLFSKTQKRIDHQELLLTKERIDYLSAAGEKHSQTLQLLLQELLTIQSKLQQTIMSQLETFSLADRIVFVRLFQFFDEIERIHHCFTIYLDDWRPRWVKEYLPQNEDHGLIEIHDLEASLLPETKWYPRYERIIYTSGTLKFGNNKKYLPQRLGLTEVTFKTLPTPYNYAENARVYVPEEAVAIQNASSYEMGQYISDTIEKLMAQEERSMLVLFTSHELLSTVYHQVQPRLLEKGQEVLAQGISGSREKILKRFSNGKPNVLLGADSFWEGVDLPGTALQLLIVTRLPFENPKRPLVQAKYAYLEAEGIQPFAQEAVPKAALRLRQALGRLIRSEEDRGALLILDRRLVTAKYGKRLIKAFPKGLSVKEAPMPEILEELKEFLNK from the coding sequence ATGAAAGGCGTGAAGTCATTGAAAGACAAACAAGTGTATGCAGTAGTTGACCTTGAAACGACTGGAACAGATCCTACAAGTGATCGGATCATTCAGTTTGGATGCGTTCTCGTTCAAGATGGAAAGATTATTGCGAACTTTGCGACAGATGTGAATCCCAATCAAGTAGTACCAAAACAAATTCAAAGTTTAACGGGGATTAGTAATACGCAAGTTCAAAAAGCGCCTTATTTTGAAGATGTAGCACATACAATTTATCATTATCTGGAAGATACTATTTTTGTGGCGCATAACGTCCACTTTGATTATAATTTTTTAGCTCGTGAACTGGTACGGTGTGGCACGCCGCCACTTACCATTCCAGCCATTGATACAGTGGAATTGGCACAGATTTTTTTACCGACAGAAAAAAGTTTCCGCTTAAGTGATTTGTCGGAAAGCTTAGGTTTGTCTCATGAGAATCCCCATCAAGCAGATAGTGATGCGCAGGTTACAGCCGAACTTTTGTTATTAATTCAAGAAAAAATGAAATCTTTACCATTAGTCACTATGGAAAAAATTGCGGAATTAAGTCAACAGACAGCGCGGGAAACCAGTGCCTTTATTCAACAAACGTATGAACAAATGAAAAAACAAGTCACACCATTAAATCCAGCTTATCAAGTGGTCAGTGGCATTGCTTTACGCAAAAAAGAAGTTCCACTTTTTGAAGAAACGTTCTATCAGACTAGCACGTATCCCAAAACTAAAAAAGCCAAAGAAAAACTGTTTGGCGAACGTTTCGCTTATCGTGCGGAACAGAGTCGGATGATGAATTTAGTCTATGATCATTTTACAGAAGGAACGACAAAAGATTTATTTATTGAAGCAGCGACTGGAACGGGAAAAACATTAGGCTATCTGTTGCCGATGAGCTATTTAGCAACGCCAGAAAAACCAGTCATCATTTCAACAGTTTCGATTGTTTTACAAAATCAATTAGTGGAAAAAGATTTACCATTAGCCAATCAAATCTGCCAAGGGAAATTACGAGGCATTGTTATTAAAAGCCATCGACACTATCTTGATTTACAACGCTTTAAGGCAACGTTGAATCAGCCAACTCCGCAAAAACAATACGCTCTTTATCAAATGGGCGTTCTCGTCTGGTTGCTAGAAACAGAAACGGGCGATTTAGATGAACTACAATTGACGAATTTAAATCATTTATTCTGGAAAGAAGTTACACATCGCGGATTGGATTTTCTTTCAAAAAAAGATGAACTTTATGAAGTTGACTTTTTAAGACATCTGTATAAAAAAGTCGCTCAAAGTAACGTGTTGATTGTTAATCATGCATTTTTGGCGCAAGAGTCGCTAAGAAAACAACCGTTATTACCTGAAAGTCCGTGGCTAATTATTGATGAAGCACATCATTTACCAGACATCGCTAGTCGGATGGCGAGCGAACGAGTGAACAGCGTGATACTAAAAAAACAAGTCACGCATTTTATTGAAAAAGAACAACTTTTTGTTGCTTTACAGCAAATTTTTCAACAGTTTTCTGAAGAGCAGCGGTTTGTAAAAATTTATCAGCAAGGTTTACTGGATTTTGTGGATGAATGGCAAGATTTTCTTTTTGAATTGCATCGTTTATTTAGTAAAACGCAGAAGCGGATAGACCATCAGGAGTTGCTTTTAACCAAAGAACGTATTGATTATTTATCTGCTGCGGGAGAAAAACATAGTCAAACGCTCCAGCTTTTACTGCAGGAGCTGTTAACTATTCAAAGTAAGTTACAGCAAACAATTATGAGTCAGTTGGAAACCTTTAGTTTGGCTGATCGCATCGTTTTTGTTCGCTTATTTCAATTTTTTGATGAAATTGAACGTATTCATCACTGTTTTACCATTTATCTTGATGATTGGCGTCCACGTTGGGTAAAAGAATATTTACCACAAAATGAAGACCATGGCTTGATTGAAATTCATGACTTAGAAGCTAGTTTGCTTCCTGAAACAAAGTGGTATCCGCGGTATGAACGAATTATTTATACAAGCGGCACATTGAAGTTTGGCAACAATAAAAAGTATTTACCGCAACGGTTAGGTTTAACAGAGGTGACGTTCAAAACCCTGCCAACGCCATATAACTATGCAGAAAATGCGCGAGTCTATGTACCGGAAGAAGCAGTAGCCATTCAAAATGCCTCTTCCTATGAAATGGGTCAATACATTTCAGATACCATTGAAAAATTGATGGCGCAAGAGGAACGTTCGATGTTGGTTCTTTTTACTTCGCATGAATTATTGTCCACCGTGTATCATCAAGTCCAGCCGAGATTATTGGAAAAAGGACAAGAGGTCCTCGCCCAAGGGATTAGCGGCAGTCGTGAAAAAATTCTTAAACGGTTCTCTAATGGAAAACCGAATGTCTTGCTAGGAGCCGATAGCTTTTGGGAAGGTGTGGACTTACCAGGAACAGCTTTACAGTTATTGATAGTCACGCGTTTACCTTTTGAAAACCCGAAACGACCACTTGTGCAAGCAAAATATGCGTATTTAGAAGCAGAAGGGATACAACCATTTGCTCAAGAAGCGGTACCGAAAGCAGCCTTACGTTTGCGACAAGCACTGGGCCGTTTAATCCGTTCTGAAGAAGACAGAGGGGCATTGCTGATTCTGGATCGTCGTTTAGTCACTGCAAAATATGGCAAACGATTAATCAAAGCGTTTCCCAAGGGACTCTCAGTAAAAGAAGCGCCCATGCCTGAAATTTTAGAAGAATTAAAGGAATTTTTAAACAAATAA
- a CDS encoding amino acid permease encodes MDKKQLRWFTVGLIAFNMVWGLGNVVNNYAQQGISVVTSWLLILVLYFIPYALIVGQLGSTFKDSNGGVSSWVQNTSTKRLAYYAAWTYWVVHIPYLAQKPQAILIALGWAVQGNGNLVNTMPIVTVSFISLIIFLVFLLLSTKGLTTLKVIGGLAGTAMFVMSILFILLAVGAPFINSTVEFATPNMSQVSTYIPKFDFSYFTTVSMLVFAVGGAEKISPYVNATKNPAKEFPKGMIFLAAMVGLSAVLGSFAMGMLFSSDNIPKDLMANGAYSAFQKLGAYYGVGNLLMIVYALTNTVGQVAALAFSIDAPLKILLAEADPEFVPSWLRKRTKKGTLINGYLLTGILVSIIIALPMFGLKDMNEVVKWLTNLNSVVMPMRYLWVFFAYMLLNKAYKQFNSEYKFVKNPKIGFVFGLWCFLFTAFACILGMVPKFEYASDPQGWLFQLASNIVTPIVLILLGMILPAIARREKKDTILPIDSAE; translated from the coding sequence ATGGACAAAAAGCAATTACGATGGTTCACCGTCGGGTTAATTGCCTTTAACATGGTCTGGGGTCTTGGAAATGTTGTGAATAATTATGCACAACAAGGGATTTCAGTGGTCACTTCATGGCTTTTGATTTTAGTTTTATATTTTATTCCCTATGCGTTAATCGTAGGACAATTAGGTTCAACATTTAAAGACAGCAATGGTGGGGTTAGTTCGTGGGTGCAAAACACCAGTACTAAACGTCTAGCCTATTATGCAGCATGGACTTATTGGGTAGTGCACATTCCTTACTTGGCACAAAAACCACAAGCAATTTTAATTGCCTTAGGTTGGGCAGTTCAAGGGAATGGAAACCTAGTCAATACGATGCCAATCGTAACGGTATCATTTATTTCATTAATAATTTTCTTGGTTTTCTTGTTATTATCAACAAAAGGGTTAACCACCTTAAAAGTTATTGGTGGTTTAGCTGGAACCGCCATGTTTGTGATGTCTATTTTATTCATTTTATTAGCGGTAGGCGCACCATTTATTAATTCAACGGTTGAATTTGCGACGCCAAACATGTCACAAGTCAGCACCTACATTCCTAAATTTGATTTTAGTTATTTTACAACCGTATCAATGTTAGTTTTTGCGGTAGGTGGCGCTGAAAAAATTTCTCCTTACGTAAATGCAACTAAAAATCCAGCCAAAGAGTTCCCTAAAGGAATGATTTTCCTAGCGGCAATGGTTGGTTTATCGGCTGTTTTAGGTTCATTTGCAATGGGAATGTTATTCTCAAGTGACAATATTCCTAAAGATTTAATGGCAAATGGTGCCTACAGTGCCTTCCAAAAATTAGGCGCATATTATGGTGTCGGTAATCTCTTAATGATTGTTTATGCTTTGACGAATACAGTGGGTCAAGTGGCTGCGTTAGCCTTTTCAATTGATGCTCCACTGAAAATTCTTTTAGCTGAAGCAGATCCAGAATTTGTTCCAAGTTGGTTACGTAAACGTACGAAAAAAGGTACGTTAATTAATGGTTACTTATTAACAGGTATTTTAGTAAGTATTATTATCGCTTTACCGATGTTTGGGTTGAAGGACATGAACGAAGTGGTTAAATGGCTAACTAACTTAAATTCTGTAGTTATGCCAATGCGTTACTTGTGGGTCTTCTTTGCCTATATGCTTCTAAACAAAGCATACAAACAATTTAATTCAGAATATAAATTTGTTAAAAATCCTAAAATTGGTTTTGTGTTTGGTCTTTGGTGTTTCCTATTTACAGCCTTTGCTTGTATCCTAGGAATGGTGCCTAAATTTGAGTATGCCTCAGACCCTCAAGGCTGGTTGTTCCAATTAGCTTCTAACATTGTGACACCAATCGTCTTAATTCTATTAGGAATGATTTTACCAGCAATTGCACGTCGCGAGAAAAAAGACACGATTTTGCCAATTGATTCAGCAGAATAA
- a CDS encoding PolC-type DNA polymerase III, translated as MTEKARDLFDKLMTQIQLDDTAKEHPLIQNGRIDKVIVHQQSRLWEFHLSFDELMPVMLYQTFMQQLELAFQQIAQVSVQITTNQTTFTEEQLTDYWQLALLNSQCNTPLVQKVLKTQTPQFEDRKIILPVDNEAVIPYLKQQYLPIIEELYFSYGFPKFHIEPKMDQQQAAEVLKKFEEQKLEQAAAFQQQAAESLVKHEQMKKEKQQQAPAFDGPIRLGRNIPNDEPIMPMGNILEEERRITIEGFIFDKEVRELRSKRKILILKITDYTSSFVVKKFSNGEKDEQVFDAIQPQSWIRVRGSVQEDTFMRDLVMNAQDLMEVAHAPRKDYAPEGEKRVELHMHSNMSTMDATNKVGDLVAQAGKWGHKAIAITDHGGAQAFPDAHAAGKKAGVKILYGVEANIVDDGVPIAYNEEHIELTDATYVVFDVETTGLSAVYDTIIELAAVKMHKGNVIETFEQFIDPGHPLSQTTINLTGITDEMVRGSKSEEEVLRMFKEFSEGTILVAHNASFDMGFLNTSYGKHGIPEAANPVIDTLELSRFLYPHFKSHRLNTLSKKFGVNLEQHHRAIYDSESTGHLCWIFLKEAKENHDMHFHDDLNRHIGEGDSYKRARPFHATILATTQAGLKNLFKLISMSNVDYFFRVPRIPRSQLSKLREGLLIGSACSNGEIFEAMMQKGVEEAKNRAKFYDYIEVMPKPVYAPLIEQELVKNEADLEEIISNLVKIGDELGKLVVATGNVHYLNEEDAIYRKILVGSMGGANPLNRHSLPKVHFRTTDEMLTEFQFLGQDVAKRIVVENPNKVADLCEEVIPVKDDLYTPKIPGSEQEITDLSYNRARELYGDPLPEIVEKRLEKELNSINGNGFSVIYLISQKLVHKSNEDGYLVGSRGSVGSSFVATMTGITEVNPLAPHYYCPECQYSEFYEDGSYGSGFDMPEKACPKCGARLFKDGHDIPFETFLGFHGDKVPDIDLNFSGDYQAEAHNYTKVLFGEEYVYRAGTIGTVADKTAYGFVKGYERDHNLHLRGAEIDRLAKGSTGVKRTTGQHPGGIIVIPDYMDVYDFTPIQYPADDQEAEWKTTHFDFHSIHDNILKLDILGHDDPTVIRMLQDLSGIEPKTIPTDDPEVMRIFEGPDVLGVDAEQIYSKTGTLGIPEFGTRFVRGMLEQTHPSTFAELLQISGLSHGTDVWLGNAEELIRRGEANLAEVIGCRDDIMVYLIHAGLDSGMAFKIMETVRKGQWNKIPDELRDTYLNAMKENNVPDWYIDSCSKIKYMFPKAHAAAYVLMALRVAYFKVYFPILYYCAFFSVRADDFDLVAMSQGKEAVKARMKEITDKGMDASTKEKNLLTVLELCNEMLERGYKFGMIDLYKSDAENFVIEGDTLIAPFRAVPSLGLNVAKAIVAAREEQPFLSKEDLATRGKVSKTLIEYMNENGVLKDLPDENQLSLFDML; from the coding sequence GTGACAGAAAAAGCACGCGATTTATTTGATAAACTGATGACGCAAATTCAGTTAGATGACACAGCGAAAGAACATCCCTTAATTCAAAATGGCCGGATTGACAAGGTCATTGTTCACCAACAAAGTCGCTTATGGGAATTTCATTTAAGTTTTGATGAATTGATGCCAGTGATGCTATATCAAACATTTATGCAACAATTGGAACTAGCTTTTCAACAAATTGCACAGGTTTCCGTTCAAATAACCACAAATCAGACAACATTTACTGAGGAACAATTAACGGATTATTGGCAGTTGGCCTTGTTAAATAGTCAATGCAATACGCCGTTAGTTCAGAAAGTCTTAAAAACACAGACACCACAATTTGAAGATCGGAAAATTATTTTACCTGTTGATAATGAAGCAGTTATTCCTTATTTGAAGCAACAATATTTACCAATTATTGAGGAACTTTATTTCTCTTACGGGTTTCCTAAATTTCATATTGAACCAAAAATGGATCAACAGCAAGCTGCAGAAGTGCTGAAAAAGTTTGAAGAGCAAAAATTAGAACAAGCCGCAGCCTTTCAACAACAAGCTGCTGAATCGCTTGTTAAACATGAACAAATGAAAAAAGAAAAACAACAACAAGCGCCTGCGTTTGATGGTCCAATTCGTTTAGGGCGGAATATTCCCAACGATGAACCCATTATGCCAATGGGAAACATACTGGAAGAAGAACGTCGGATAACGATTGAAGGCTTTATTTTTGATAAAGAAGTGCGTGAATTGCGTTCTAAACGAAAAATTTTAATTTTGAAAATAACTGATTATACTTCCTCTTTCGTGGTGAAGAAATTTTCGAATGGGGAAAAAGATGAACAAGTTTTTGATGCGATTCAACCACAAAGTTGGATTCGTGTTCGTGGTAGTGTACAAGAAGATACCTTCATGCGTGATTTAGTCATGAATGCTCAAGATTTGATGGAAGTCGCCCATGCGCCAAGAAAAGACTACGCGCCAGAAGGTGAAAAACGTGTAGAATTACACATGCATAGTAACATGAGTACAATGGATGCGACCAATAAAGTCGGTGACTTAGTGGCGCAAGCGGGGAAATGGGGTCACAAGGCCATCGCAATTACGGATCATGGCGGCGCCCAAGCGTTTCCTGATGCCCATGCTGCAGGTAAAAAAGCAGGCGTTAAAATTTTATACGGCGTGGAAGCCAATATTGTTGATGATGGTGTACCTATTGCTTACAACGAAGAACATATTGAATTAACAGATGCTACCTATGTGGTCTTTGACGTGGAAACAACGGGGCTTTCCGCTGTTTATGATACAATTATTGAATTGGCCGCTGTCAAAATGCACAAAGGAAATGTCATTGAGACTTTTGAGCAGTTTATTGATCCTGGCCATCCATTATCTCAAACGACAATTAATTTAACTGGGATTACAGATGAAATGGTGCGCGGTTCAAAATCCGAAGAAGAAGTTTTACGCATGTTTAAAGAGTTTTCAGAAGGAACTATTTTAGTGGCCCACAACGCTTCTTTTGATATGGGGTTCTTAAATACAAGTTATGGCAAACACGGAATACCTGAAGCGGCTAATCCCGTCATCGATACATTAGAATTATCCAGATTCTTGTATCCACATTTCAAAAGCCATCGTCTAAATACCTTATCGAAAAAATTTGGCGTCAACTTAGAACAACATCACCGTGCCATCTATGACTCAGAATCAACAGGTCATTTGTGCTGGATTTTCTTAAAAGAAGCGAAAGAGAATCATGATATGCATTTCCATGATGATTTGAATCGTCATATTGGCGAAGGAGACTCATACAAACGTGCTCGACCTTTCCATGCAACGATTTTAGCAACAACTCAAGCAGGATTAAAAAATCTTTTTAAATTGATTTCGATGTCCAATGTAGATTATTTTTTCCGAGTACCACGGATTCCTCGTTCGCAATTATCGAAGTTAAGAGAAGGGCTTTTAATCGGTTCCGCATGTTCAAACGGCGAAATTTTTGAAGCAATGATGCAAAAAGGTGTCGAAGAAGCAAAAAATCGTGCCAAATTCTACGATTATATTGAAGTTATGCCCAAACCAGTTTACGCGCCATTAATTGAACAAGAATTGGTGAAAAATGAAGCAGATTTGGAAGAAATTATTAGTAATCTAGTGAAAATCGGTGACGAACTTGGCAAGCTGGTTGTCGCCACTGGAAATGTTCATTATTTAAATGAAGAAGATGCCATCTATCGGAAAATTTTAGTCGGGTCTATGGGTGGCGCTAATCCGTTAAATCGCCATAGTTTACCAAAGGTTCATTTCAGAACCACCGATGAAATGTTAACGGAATTCCAATTTTTAGGACAAGACGTCGCTAAGCGAATTGTAGTAGAAAATCCCAACAAAGTCGCTGATTTATGTGAAGAAGTTATTCCAGTAAAAGACGATTTGTATACGCCAAAAATTCCTGGGTCTGAACAAGAAATCACTGATTTAAGCTACAATCGTGCGCGCGAATTGTATGGCGATCCTTTACCAGAAATTGTCGAAAAACGGTTAGAAAAGGAACTGAATTCGATTAACGGGAATGGTTTCTCGGTTATTTATTTAATTTCTCAAAAACTAGTGCATAAAAGTAATGAAGATGGCTATTTAGTTGGTTCACGGGGCTCTGTCGGTTCGAGTTTTGTTGCGACAATGACAGGGATTACTGAAGTAAATCCTTTAGCGCCACATTATTATTGTCCTGAGTGTCAATATTCTGAGTTCTATGAAGATGGTTCCTATGGTTCAGGGTTTGATATGCCTGAAAAAGCCTGTCCAAAATGTGGTGCTCGATTGTTTAAAGATGGTCACGACATTCCTTTTGAAACGTTCTTAGGGTTTCATGGCGACAAAGTTCCCGATATCGATTTGAACTTTTCTGGCGATTATCAAGCCGAAGCCCATAACTACACGAAAGTTCTTTTTGGTGAAGAATATGTCTACCGGGCAGGAACCATTGGTACAGTAGCCGACAAAACAGCGTATGGCTTTGTTAAAGGATATGAAAGAGATCATAATTTACATTTGCGTGGTGCTGAAATTGATCGCTTAGCTAAAGGTTCAACAGGGGTTAAACGGACGACTGGGCAGCATCCCGGCGGTATTATTGTAATTCCTGATTACATGGATGTTTATGACTTTACGCCAATCCAATACCCTGCTGATGATCAAGAGGCAGAATGGAAAACGACGCACTTTGATTTCCATTCCATTCACGATAATATTTTAAAACTTGATATTCTGGGACATGATGATCCAACCGTGATTCGGATGTTACAAGATTTATCTGGGATTGAGCCAAAAACCATCCCAACAGACGATCCAGAAGTGATGCGTATTTTTGAAGGACCTGATGTTCTAGGTGTGGATGCAGAGCAAATTTATTCTAAAACAGGAACTTTAGGAATTCCTGAATTTGGGACACGTTTCGTTCGAGGTATGTTAGAACAGACCCATCCATCAACTTTTGCAGAATTACTTCAAATTTCTGGACTGTCTCACGGAACTGATGTGTGGCTAGGAAATGCAGAAGAGTTGATTCGCCGTGGCGAAGCCAATCTTGCTGAAGTAATTGGTTGTCGGGATGATATCATGGTATATTTAATTCATGCTGGTTTGGACAGTGGGATGGCCTTTAAGATTATGGAAACGGTACGTAAAGGACAATGGAATAAGATTCCTGATGAACTACGGGATACGTATTTAAATGCGATGAAGGAAAACAACGTCCCTGACTGGTATATTGATTCTTGTTCTAAAATTAAATATATGTTCCCGAAAGCCCATGCGGCAGCATACGTATTAATGGCATTGCGGGTCGCTTACTTTAAAGTTTATTTCCCAATCTTATATTACTGTGCGTTTTTCTCCGTTCGGGCGGATGACTTTGACTTAGTGGCAATGTCACAAGGGAAAGAAGCTGTGAAAGCACGAATGAAAGAAATTACGGACAAAGGGATGGACGCCTCCACTAAAGAGAAAAACTTATTAACGGTTTTAGAATTATGTAATGAAATGTTGGAACGGGGCTATAAATTTGGCATGATTGATTTGTACAAATCAGATGCTGAAAATTTTGTGATTGAAGGGGATACCTTGATTGCACCTTTCCGAGCAGTGCCAAGTTTAGGCCTCAACGTAGCGAAAGCCATTGTCGCTGCGCGAGAAGAGCAACCGTTCTTGTCGAAAGAAGATTTGGCAACACGAGGCAAAGTTTCTAAAACGTTGATTGAATACATGAATGAAAATGGTGTCTTAAAAGACTTGCCAGATGAAAACCAATTATCATTATTTGATATGTTATAA
- a CDS encoding proline--tRNA ligase, which yields MKQSKMLIPTLREVPNDAEVLSHQILLRAGYIRQVAAGIYSYLPLANRVLEKLKTIMREEFEKIDAVEMLMPALLPAELWKESGRYETYGPNLYRLKDRNDRDYILGPTHEETFTELIRDEINSYKRLPLNLYQIQTKYRDEKRPRSGLLRGREFIMKDGYSFHADEASLDQSYRDYEKAYSRIFERCGLEFRAIIGDGGAMGGKDSKEFMAISEIGEDTICYSTESDYAANLEMATSLYTPKKSHETQLDLEKIATPEVGTIAEVANFFEVEPQRIIKSVLFIADEEPVMVLVRGDHDVNDVKLKNFLGADFLDEATEEDARRVLGAGFGSIGPVNVSEDVKIYADLAVQDLANAIVGANEDGYHLTNVNPDRDFQPISYEDLRFVQEGDPSPDGNGVLAFTKGIEIGHIFKLGTRYSDAMGATVLDENGREKSVIMGCYGIGVSRLLSAIVEQNADERGINWPTGIAPFDLHVVQMNVKDEYQTKLSQEVEAMMTEAGYEVLVDDRNERAGVKFADADLIGCPIRITVGKKAVDGVVEVKIKRTGEMLEVRKEELESTLSILMNTTSEVE from the coding sequence ATGAAACAGTCAAAAATGTTAATTCCAACGTTAAGAGAAGTACCAAATGATGCAGAAGTCTTAAGTCATCAAATTCTGTTGCGCGCAGGCTATATTCGTCAAGTCGCTGCAGGGATTTATTCTTATTTACCTTTAGCCAATCGTGTTTTAGAAAAATTAAAAACGATTATGCGAGAAGAATTTGAGAAAATTGATGCAGTTGAAATGTTAATGCCTGCGTTATTACCAGCAGAACTTTGGAAAGAATCAGGCCGTTATGAAACTTATGGACCTAACTTGTATCGCTTAAAAGATCGCAATGACCGTGACTATATCTTAGGTCCAACGCATGAAGAAACCTTCACAGAATTAATTCGTGATGAAATCAATTCTTACAAACGATTACCTTTGAATTTATACCAAATTCAAACAAAATATCGTGATGAAAAACGCCCACGTTCTGGCTTATTAAGAGGCCGTGAATTTATCATGAAAGATGGCTATTCTTTCCATGCCGATGAAGCTAGTTTAGATCAATCATACCGTGATTACGAAAAAGCTTACTCACGCATTTTTGAACGCTGTGGACTAGAATTCCGTGCCATTATTGGGGACGGTGGTGCCATGGGTGGTAAAGATTCTAAAGAATTTATGGCGATTTCTGAAATTGGGGAAGATACTATTTGTTATTCAACAGAAAGTGATTATGCTGCCAATTTAGAAATGGCAACAAGTCTTTATACGCCGAAAAAATCACATGAAACACAATTAGATTTAGAAAAAATTGCAACACCAGAAGTGGGTACAATTGCCGAAGTGGCAAACTTCTTTGAAGTTGAGCCACAACGTATTATTAAATCAGTACTATTTATTGCCGATGAAGAGCCAGTAATGGTCTTGGTTCGTGGCGATCATGATGTCAATGATGTCAAATTGAAAAACTTCTTAGGCGCTGATTTCCTAGATGAAGCAACAGAAGAAGATGCTCGCCGTGTCTTAGGAGCTGGCTTTGGTTCAATTGGTCCAGTCAATGTTTCCGAAGATGTTAAAATTTATGCAGATTTAGCTGTTCAAGATTTAGCCAACGCCATTGTTGGGGCTAACGAAGATGGCTATCATTTGACAAATGTAAATCCAGATCGTGACTTCCAACCAATTAGTTACGAAGATTTACGCTTTGTTCAAGAAGGCGATCCTTCTCCTGATGGCAATGGTGTCTTAGCCTTTACTAAAGGAATCGAAATTGGCCATATCTTTAAATTAGGAACGCGTTATAGTGATGCTATGGGCGCAACAGTTTTAGATGAAAACGGTCGTGAAAAATCAGTGATCATGGGTTGCTATGGCATCGGCGTTAGTCGTTTACTTTCAGCAATCGTTGAACAAAATGCAGACGAGCGCGGTATTAATTGGCCAACAGGAATTGCGCCATTTGATTTACACGTGGTCCAAATGAATGTGAAAGATGAGTATCAAACAAAACTATCACAAGAAGTTGAAGCAATGATGACCGAAGCGGGCTACGAAGTATTAGTTGATGACCGCAATGAGCGCGCAGGTGTAAAATTTGCTGATGCTGATTTAATTGGTTGTCCAATCCGTATCACAGTCGGTAAAAAAGCAGTCGATGGTGTGGTAGAAGTCAAAATCAAACGTACTGGTGAAATGTTGGAAGTACGCAAAGAAGAATTAGAAAGCACACTTTCTATTTTGATGAACACAACATCAGAAGTAGAATAA